AGCGCGCCCAGCTCGTGCAGCAGGTTGACGCCGTCCTTGATGTTCCGGGAGTCCGGCGGGTCGAGGAACGGGAACGCGGCGATGTCGCCGAGGCCCGCGGCGGTCATCTGGAGGATCACCGAGGCCAGGTTGGTGCGCAGGATCTCGGCGTCGGTGAACTCCGGCCGGGAGAGGAAGTCCTCCTCCGAGTACAGCCGGATGCAGATGCCGTCCGAGGTGCGGCCGCAGCGGCCCTTGCGCTGGTTGGCGCTGGCCTGGCTGACCGCCTCGATCGGCAGCCGCTGCACCTTGGTGCGGTGGCTGTAGCGGGAGATCCGGGCGGTGCCCGGGTCGATCACGTACTTGATGCCGGGGACGGTCAGCGAGGTCTCGGCGACGTTGGTGGCGAGCACCACCCGGCGGGAGTTGGACCGCTGGAAGACCCGGTGCTGCTCGGCGGAGGACAGCCGGGCGTACAGCGGCAGGACCTCGGTGAACTTCAGCTTCATCCGGTTCAGCGCGTCCGCGGTGTCGCGGATCTCCCGCTCGCCGGAGAGGAAGACCAGGACGTCGCCCGGCCCCTCGGCCTGGAGCTCCTCCACCGCGTCGCAGATCGCCTGGATCTGGTCGCGGTCCCGGTCGAGCTCCTCCCCTCCTCGGCGTCGTCGTCGAGGACCGGGCGGTAGCGGACCTCGACCGGGTAGGTGCGGCCGGAGACCTCGATGATCGGCGCGTCGTCGAAGTGCGCGGCGAACCGCTCGGGGTCGATGGTCGCGGAGGTGATCACGACCTTGAGGTCGGGCCGGCGCGGCAGCAGCTGCTTGAGGTAGCCGAGCAGGAAGTCGATGTTGAGGCTGCGCTCGTGCGCCTCGTCGATGATCAGCGTGTCGTACTGGCGCAGCTCGCGGTCGGTCTGGATCTCGGCCAGCAGGATGCCGTCCGTCATCAGCTTGACCAGGGTGTCCGGCCCGACCTGGTCGGTGAACCGGACCTTCCAGCCGACGGCCTCGCCGAGCGGAGTCGCCAGCTCCTCGGCGACGCGCTCGGCGACGGTGCGTGCCGCGATCCGGCGCGGCTGGGTGTGGCCGACCAGGCCCTTCACGCCGCGGCCGAGCTCCAGGCAGATCTTGGGGATCTGGGTGGTCTTCCCGGAGCCGGTCTCGCCGGCGACGATCACCACCTGGTGGTCGCGGATCGCCGCCAGGATGTCGTCCTTCTTCTGGCTGACCGGCAGCTCCTGCGGGTACCGGATCTCCGGCACGGCCGCCCGGCGCTGTTCGACCCGGAGCTCGGCCTTGGCGATCTCGGCGGCGAGCTCGCCGGCGATCTTCTGCCGGGCCTCCGGGCTGCGCACCCGCCGGCTGCCGTCCAGCCGCCGCCCGATCCGCTGCTGGTCGCGGAGCATCAGCTCGGGCAGCCGGGCGGCCAGATCTCCGACGGTGGGGGCCTCGGAGGGCTGGGCTACGGGAGAACTCACTGCGGGCATCCCTCTAGGTTCGCAAGGAGGTACGGGCGGGCGCACCTCGGTTTTCGAGCCCCTCCAGTGTCACAGCCCCGGGCGGTGAACGGCGAACGGCCCGGCCTATGCTCGCCCGGGCGTTCCGGAGAGGCCGGGAGCGGACGGAGGGCGGGGCCGTGGCGGGGGAGTTCGACGCGCACGAGCGGGAGATCTGGGCGGGCCGGGCCGAGGCGTACGCCAGGACGTTCGCGGGGCTGTGCGCCGCGGCCGTGCCGGAGCTGGTCGCGGCCTCGGGCGCCGCCGGGGGCACCGACCTGCTGGACGTGGGGACGGGGCCGGGGACGGCGGCCGCCGCCGCGCTGCGGCTCGGCGCCCGGGTCACCGCGGTGGACGCCGAGCCGAGCATGGTGGCGCTGGCCGCCGCGAACCTGCCGGCGGCGACGGTGCGGCACGCCGTGCTGCCTGAGCTCCCCTTCGCCGACGCCTCCTTCGACACGGTGGTGGCCAACTTCGTGCTCAACCACGTCGAGGACCCGCGCGCCGCGCTGGCCGAGCTGCGCCGGGTGACCCGGCCGGGCGGCCGGATCGCGGCGACCGTGTGGGCATCGTCCGCGAACGGCGTGATGAAGGTGTTCGGCGACGCCCTGGACGCGGCCGAGGTCGAACGTCCGGTGTTCCCGACCCTGCCGGTGGACTTCCCGCGGACGCCCGAGGGCTTCGCCGGCCTGCTCGCGGAGGCCGGCTGGACGGAGGCGTCCGGGCGGGAGCTGCGCTGGACGCACCGGGTCGGGGCCGAGGAGTACTGGCGCGGGGCGGCCGACGGGGTCGCCACCATCGGCCGGGTGGTCGCCGCGCAGCCGCCGGCCGGGGTGGCGTCGATCAAGCGGCACTACGACCGGCTGGCGGCCGGGCTCACCGGGCCGGACGGCCGGCTGGCGCTGGCGGCGGCGGCGGTGCTGGCGGTGGGGCGCCGCTGAGCGGGCCCGGTCGGCTGCGGGGGTCTCCCCGGTCGACCGGGGGTCGGATAGCCTTTTGACCGACTATCAGCCTGGAGTTCGAAGAAGTCACGGGGGATCGGCTGTGGGACTGTGGGACGACGTCAAAGACCTGGGAAGCGCCGCGGTGAACGTCGCGGAGGACGTCTTCTGGGCTCCGACCAAGATCACCCACTGGGTGCTCACCAAGATGTTCGGCGACCCTGACGCCGAGCTGAACAAGTACGCCGCGGAACTGGCGCAGATGAGCAAGGAGGTGGAGGAGTTCGGCAAGGAGATCGGCGCCGCACTGAGCCACCTCACCTGGCACGGGCCTGCCGCCGACGCCTTCGTCGGGCACGCCCAGGGCCGGGTGAAGGAGCTGAACACCGTCTCCGACGAGCTCGCCGACCTGGGCAAGGCCATCAAGTCGCTCGCCGACGCCTTCTGACCTGACCTCACATCCGCATCCGCACCGTACGAGGGGAAACGGCCCGTGGCCGACCAGTTCGGAGTCCAGCTGCAGGAGCTGGCCAAGATCCAGAGCGACTTCCAGAAGATCAACCAGCGGATGACCGCGATGAGCCAGCAGGTCGAGGCCATCAAGTCGGCTGTCGGCAAGGCTGCCGCCATGGACCTGGAGGCCGGGATGCTGCCCGGCGTCGGCAACTTCCTCGCCGTCGCCTTCGACGTCGCGTACAAGGTCAAGACCATCAAGGAGAAGGCCGACGCGCTGGCCGAGACCAAGAAGCAGCTCACCCAGGACATCGCCGAGGACGCCCAGAAGATCAAGCAGGTGATCGCCGAGTACCAGGCCATCGAGAAGAAGATCAAGGACGGCCTCGGCAAGATCACCGGCGGTGGTGAGAAGACCCCGCCCGCCCCGAAGGGCGACGGCGGCCACACCGGGATCGACAGCGCCGGTGGCGGAGGCCAGGGCGGTGGCGGACACGGCGGCGGCAGCCAGGGCGGTGGCGGCGGCCACGGCGGTGGGCACGGGACGCCGGACTCCCCGAGCACCGGCACCGACTCGTCGGGCAACGACGGCTCGGGCATCACCAGCCACCCCGGCGGCAAGCACGACGGCCCGAAGATCAAGGACCACAGCAACGGCGACTGGTCCACCAAAATGATCAACGGCAAGGGCTGGGACGACTGGAGCCCGACCCACAAGTGGCACCCGCGCAATGGCGGCGGCGCCGGTCCGCTGGCCCAGCCCAAGCTGGACGGCGTCTCCGACGAGCGCAAGGCGATGGTCGAGCGCGCCATGGAGCGGGTCAACCGCAAGCTCGGCTACAGCCAGGGCGCCGAGACCAACGGCTACCGGGTCGACTGCTCCGGCTTCGTCTCGGCCGCCTGGGGCCTCGACAAGCCGGGGACCAGCACCGGCCCGCTGATCAGCGAGAGCGGCGGCTTCGCCCACCACATCGCGAAGGGCTCGATGCAGCCGGGCGACGCCATGGTCGTCCACCACACGTCCGGCGACCAGGAGCAGCACGTGGTGCTGTTCGGCGGCTGGGCGGACGCCCAGCACACCAAGATCATCGTGCTGGAGGACAGCGGCAGCCGGGGCTGCGTCTCGCGCGAGGCGCCGCTCTCCGCCTTCGCCGAGTACACCGCCATCCGCAAGAACGGCATGTAGCCGACGGCCGGAGCACCCCGCGGGCCCCGGCCGGTGCCGGGGCCCGCGGGGTGCTCCGGGAAGCCGGCTCGCGAACGCGGGGGTTACGGGGGAATGCCGCTGGCGCCCCGTCTCAGGCGGGCCGGCCCGCCGTGAGCGAGTCGCGCAGGGCGCGCAGCCGGTCGGCGGGGGCGCCCAGCCCGCTGAGACCGTGCCGGGCGTCCTCGGCCCGCGGCGCCGGCCGTGGCGCGAAGGCGAGGTTCGCCGACTGGTGCAGCATCCACTGGTGGTACGCCACCAACCGCACCGCGAGCTCCCGGACGCCCGCCAGCTCACCGCCGGCGGGCAGCGCCTGCAGCCACCCCGCGTACCGCCCGTAGCGGACGGCCAGCCGCCCGAGCTCCTCCGCGAGCGCGGCCGGAGCCGGCCCCGGCTCGCCGCAGGCCGCGATTGCCCGGTCGGCCGCCGGCTGCTCGGCCACCGCCGCGTCCAGCACCGCCAGCAGGGCGGCCGCCTGCTCCTGCGGACCGAGGAGCGGATCGACGGGATCGGACGCCGTCCGGGCGCCGCTCCTGCCGAGCCCGCCCGCCAGCCGGCGCAGGACCGCCGTCCGGCGGCGCCGGGGTGCTGCCGGGGCTGTGGACACGGGCCACCTCCGGGGCCGGGAGCCCGGCCGCGGACCGCCGGCCGCACGGCTGCGGCCGATCCCGTTCCGCACGCCCGGTGCGCCCGGCATGCAGTTCCAGTGTGCTCCCGCGGCCGTCCGTCCGGCGTCAGTCCCGGTCGGCCCCGCCGCGGCGGCGGGAGCGGCGGCGCAGCGCCACCGCCGTGAGCGCCCGGACGGCGAGCGGCGGGCGCCGCACGCCGAGTGCACCGCGCAGCGGCCCGTCCAGCAGGGCGGCCGCGATCCGGGCAGCCAGCGGCTCCGGCAGACCGGGGAGCCGGGCGGTCAGCAGGCCCAGGGTGGCCGCCCACAGCGCCCGGCCCTCGGCGGAGGGCCCGAACCGGGCCCGTTCGAAGCCGGCCATCCACGCCTCGGTGCCCGGCAGGTCCCGGCCCGGCGGCTCGGGCAGTCCCAGCGCGGCCGCGAGCTCCCGGTGGAAGGCGTACGCGGCGTCCCGTTCCGGACGGGTGGCCGGCCGCCGGCCGTGGCGGTCGACGAACCGCAGCGGACAGACGGTGAAGCAGGCCAGCACGTAGTGCATCAGCTCGGGCGTGATCCCGGGCCGGTCGTGGACGGCGCGCAGTGCGGCGACCACCGGCCGGCCCGCCGCGCTGTCCGGGCCCTCGCCGATCAGGGTGAACATCGCGGCGCCGGTGGCCTTGGCGCGGGCCCCGGGAGCCCCGGTCATCCGGCCGGTGGCGTGCAGCACGGTGGCGATCTCCGGCACGCCGAACGTCCGGACGAATCCCAGGGTCAGCCCGAGCCGGGCCTCCTCCGGCATCGCGGCCAGCACCAGCCGGGCGTACGCGTCGCGGTGGGCGGTCATCCGGTCGCCGGTGCACCGAGGCCGGCGGCGTCCAGCGCCTCGGCGGTGAGCAGCCCGTCCAGGCGCTGCGCCACCCGGACGAGGTGGGCCCGCTCGTCCGCCGGGTCGGCGTCCAGCCCCGGCAGCACCGCCTGCTCCTCGCGCGGCCGGGGCGGGCGACCGGAGTCCAGGGCGGCGACCGCCGACCGCAGGGCCGCCGCGACCACCAGGGCGGCCCGCTCGGAGTCGTCCAGGACCTCCCGCTCCGCCGTCCGCGCGGCGGCACGGACGACCGCCGGGTCGACCCAGGGCCGGAGCGTCAGTTGCCCGTCCCGGATCTCCAGGGCGCGCCGGACGGTGCGCCACTCCAGGTCCCGCAGGGCGACGCTGTCCCGCCAGGCCGGCGGCGGCGTCTCCAGCGCGAGCCGGCGGTCGGCCCGGTAGACGAGGTCCCACAGTGGCCGCAGCGCCCGGTAGTCGCGGCGGCGCCGGCCCCAGGCGGCCGCGGCCGGCCCGGCGAACCCGGCGGTGATCAGTACGGCGCCGACCGCGGCGAAGGCCGGGCCGAGCGCGGTGCTCAGCCAGTCCAGCCGGGCCGTCCCGGCGGCCACGGCCGTGATCGCGACGGTCTTGCACAGCACGTACCCGCAGGCGGTGACCGACCCGTACGCCAGCAGCCGGATCCCGCGGCGCAGCGGGCCGACCGGCAACCGGGCCGCGTGCCGCAGGCAGACCCGGCCGATGTCGATCAGCGCGAACGCGAACTGCCCCTGGTACAGCACGAGGAAGCCGGCGATCGCCGGGAGCCGCGCGAAGTCGGTGTCGAAGGTCAGCGGTGTCTCCGGCGCCGCCGCGCCGCCCACCGCGAACAGCACGGCCATCGCCGGGGCCACCACCGCGAAGACGGCGAGCCGCCGCCGCACGCTGCGCCGGGTGCCGGGCGCCGACACGTCCCACACCAGGGCGCCGGTGCGGTCCGGGGGCGGGGTCCAGATCAGTGCCAGCACCACGGCGGCCGCGGAGAAGCCGGTGATGCCGAGGTAGACCAGCAGCGTCGCCAGGTTGCCGGCCCCGGTCAGCCGGTCGACCAGCCGGTAGACCACCGGCGCGGCCAGCAGGAACGAGGTCGCCGGCGCGGCCACCGCCGCCGCCACCA
The Kitasatospora paranensis genome window above contains:
- a CDS encoding class I SAM-dependent methyltransferase is translated as MAGEFDAHEREIWAGRAEAYARTFAGLCAAAVPELVAASGAAGGTDLLDVGTGPGTAAAAALRLGARVTAVDAEPSMVALAAANLPAATVRHAVLPELPFADASFDTVVANFVLNHVEDPRAALAELRRVTRPGGRIAATVWASSANGVMKVFGDALDAAEVERPVFPTLPVDFPRTPEGFAGLLAEAGWTEASGRELRWTHRVGAEEYWRGAADGVATIGRVVAAQPPAGVASIKRHYDRLAAGLTGPDGRLALAAAAVLAVGRR
- a CDS encoding MAB_1171c family putative transporter is translated as MSEPPFDAVYLGIGAVAWLVAVLKFRAWRRDPSAGLLVVAAAVAAPATSFLLAAPVVYRLVDRLTGAGNLATLLVYLGITGFSAAAVVLALIWTPPPDRTGALVWDVSAPGTRRSVRRRLAVFAVVAPAMAVLFAVGGAAAPETPLTFDTDFARLPAIAGFLVLYQGQFAFALIDIGRVCLRHAARLPVGPLRRGIRLLAYGSVTACGYVLCKTVAITAVAAGTARLDWLSTALGPAFAAVGAVLITAGFAGPAAAAWGRRRRDYRALRPLWDLVYRADRRLALETPPPAWRDSVALRDLEWRTVRRALEIRDGQLTLRPWVDPAVVRAAARTAEREVLDDSERAALVVAAALRSAVAALDSGRPPRPREEQAVLPGLDADPADERAHLVRVAQRLDGLLTAEALDAAGLGAPATG
- a CDS encoding oxygenase MpaB family protein, which codes for MTAHRDAYARLVLAAMPEEARLGLTLGFVRTFGVPEIATVLHATGRMTGAPGARAKATGAAMFTLIGEGPDSAAGRPVVAALRAVHDRPGITPELMHYVLACFTVCPLRFVDRHGRRPATRPERDAAYAFHRELAAALGLPEPPGRDLPGTEAWMAGFERARFGPSAEGRALWAATLGLLTARLPGLPEPLAARIAAALLDGPLRGALGVRRPPLAVRALTAVALRRRSRRRGGADRD